One genomic region from Nymphaea colorata isolate Beijing-Zhang1983 chromosome 10, ASM883128v2, whole genome shotgun sequence encodes:
- the LOC116262770 gene encoding uncharacterized protein LOC116262770 — MGVVVIDGSTVRDFVQDEAAFTKSVDEAFVKLDVNGDGVLSRAELRKAFESLRLIESHFGIDVSTTPEELTSLYNSIFDKFDTDHSGTVDHKEFHDEMRLIMLALADGLGNFPIQMAIDDSDSLLQKAVDLETSKTTSSP; from the coding sequence ATGGGCGTGGTGGTGATAGACGGATCAACGGTGCGGGACTTCGTGCAGGATGAAGCGGCGTTCACGAAGAGCGTGGACGAGGCGTTCGTGAAGCTCGACGTCAACGGCGACGGGGTTCTGTCCCGGGCGGAGCTGCGTAAAGCCTTCGAGTCGCTGCGGCTGATAGAGTCCCACTTCGGCATCGATGTTTCCACCACTCCCGAGGAGCTCACCTCCCTCTACAACTCCATCTTCGACAAATTCGACACCGACCACAGCGGCACCGTCGATCACAAGGAGTTCCACGACGAGATGCGGCTCATTATGCTCGCGCTCGCCGATGGCCTCGGCAACTTCCCTATCCAGATGGCCATCGATGACTCCGACAGCCTCCTTCAGAAGGCTGTCGATCTCGAGACCTCCAAAACCACCTCTTCTCCATAG